The DNA sequence tttttttctctcttcatctctctatctttttcattttccactttattatctctttacttaactcacctaacacaatttttcttaatctttgtgccgaaaagttttctccactactatggaacggatgtAGTAGTGTTTAACAAAAATCATCAGCcgcattttaatattaataaatttattgatatgaTATAGTCCTAGTACTAATctgaaaagaaataaaaagtaatgaaaaacaaaaaaaccctAGAATTTCTCCATTCTTAATTCTCCGTCACACTTACCTTCTCCCTCTCCAGCGTTCACGCCACTCTCTCTTCCCTTCAGCCCTCCTTCTCCATCCTCCATTGAAGAATATTGAAAAGCTTGAAGCTTCACATCCATTCCGAAAAACTGGTAAAATTTCATATACTATATGTCATTCCTCTTGTATGCTTAATTTGAACTGAAAGATTAAAGTAATTTGGGGTATTTCATAGTAATTTGGAGACTTCTCCAAATATTATGAGCTGGAACTGGAGTGGATTACGTGAAGCTTACAATTCACAAAGTCCAAATAGTTATGACCTATAACTAGTGATTGGCTGTTTGCAGAGCTCTTCTTCTCGTCTGCAACTGAAtactaaaaagataaaaatttggAACACTCTAgctcaatttttgaaaaaaatctaaataagtTAGTTTTTCACTCTTTTGCTAACacatcaaattttgtttcttcattCACCAGAAAAAGATTTCCCGCCTGAATGGCAGctaaatttttccaaaacttgTGTTTCATTTATTGATAGATTGATGGATTAGTGGAAATAATGTTTTAATAATCAATAGAGAACattacctttttctttttgtataaataatgtGTCTGTTGTGTTGACGCCGCACTCttgtcttcttttttctttagcATAGCCGCTGCCCTCTGTTGCTCCcaacgccgccgccgcctccctTTTAGGGGCAGTCTGCCGCCGTCGCTCATATTTCGGTCGTTGCACTGCTGGAAACTGTGAAAAAGGTATGGTCTCAGGAGCTTGTTTACTAATTAATATCGTCTTTGCTTAGTTTAGGGTTGTGTAAGGTGTTTGGTGGATTTaatagcaatttttttttttttttttttgtttcttgtgATTATAGTTCCGGGACAGGAGCAATGGCTGCCGCTTTTGAAATTACAGCAGCCGGATTTGCACAGGTATGTTTGTTCACTTCAATATTACTCATAAGTTTTAGCTAaatttacttgtttttttgACTGATTAGTTACAAGTGCATGTGTTTTATCTCGGCAGGGTGCATACAGGCAGAAATTGGTTTTGCCTAAACATTCCTTTAGGCAAGCAAACTGCTTACTCTGGGGAAGGTTTCCGGGAAAGCAGCCTCCTTCTGTTAGAATTTCCCGTGTGTCAAGGCAAGTGAAGGTCAAAGCAGTGATCTCAAGGGATGTAGACAATTCAGTGAGCGCAGAACTGGAAAAGGTTCAGAGGGTTGCTGCGAAGGTTGTGCATTTCTACCGAGTTCCTTTACTACAGGATAATGAGGCTGCTGAGCTTCTGAAATTGATTCAGACGAAAGTTTCGAACCAAATTGTAGGGCTGAAAACAGAGCAGTGTTATAATATTGGTGTAGAAGGAGATCTTCCCAGTGACAAGCATTCAGTTCTGAGATGGCTCTTGGGGGAAACCTATGAGCCTGAGAATTTGGGGACTCAGAGTTTTCTTGATGAAGAGACCAGAACAAATGCAAGTGCTGTTATTGTAGAAGTTGGCCCTCGGTTGTCTTTCACCACTGCATGGTCTTCCAACGCCGTTTCAATTTGCCGAGCTTGCGGTTTGACAGAAATAAGCAGATTGGAGAGATCAAGGAGATACTTGCTGTACCTCGCCCCTGGTGCTTCGTTGGTAGAGAGTCAGATTAATGAAGTTGCTGCATTGGTGCATGACAGAATGACGGAGTGTATTTATGATCAAAAGCTCACATCTTTTGAAAGAGGAGTGGCCCCTGAGGAAATCTGTTATATACCTGTGATGGAGAAGGGGCGGAAGGCATTGGaggaaataaatgaagaaatggGTTTGGCCTTTGATGAGCAAGATTTGCAGTATTACACCAAGCTCTTCATGGATGACATCAAGCGAAATCCGACGAATGTTGAGTTATTTGATATTGCTCAGTCTAACAGTGAACATAGCAGGCATTGGTTCTTTACTGGAAAGATTGTTATAGATGGGCAACCAGTGGATAGGACTCTTATGCAAATTGTTAAGAGCACTTTGAAAGCGAACCCGAACAATTCAGTTATTGGCTTCAAGGACAACTCCAGTGCAATCAGAGGGTTTCCTGTGAATCAGTTGCGGCCAATCCACCCAGGTTTGACATGCCCGCTGGACATGAGTGCTCGTGACCTTGATATCCTGTTTACTGCTGAGACCCACAACTTCCCATGTGCCGTGGCTCCTTACCCTGGTGCCGAGACAGGTGCTGGAGGCAGGATTAGAGATACGCATGCAACTGGGAGGGGCTCATATGTTGTGGCATCTACAGCTGGTTACTGTGTTGGGAATCTGAATATTGAAGGCTCATATGCTCCATGGGAGGATTCATCATTCACATATCCATCAAACTTGGCTTCCCCGCTGAAGATTCTCATTGATGCCAGTAATGGTGCTTCGGATTATGGTAACAAGTTTGGTGAACCATTGATTCAGGGTTATACCAGGACTTTTGGAATGAGGCTGCCAAATGGGGAAAGACGAGAATGGTTGAAGCCAATAATGTTCAGTGCAGGCATTGGGCAGATTGATCACAGCCACATCACCAAGGGGGAGCCTGAAATCGGTATGCTAGTTGTCAAGATTGGAGGGCCAGCCTACCGTATTGGAATGGGTGGTGGTGCTGCATCCAGCATGGTTAGTGGCCAAAATGATGCTGAGCTGGATTTCAATGCTGTGCAACGTGGAGATGCAGAGATGGCACAAAAGTTATATCGAGTTGTCCGTGCTTGTATTGAAATGGGAGAGGACAATCCTATCATTAGCATTCATGATCAGGGTGCCGGGGGAAATTGTAATGTCGTCAAAGAAATTATATATCCAAAGGGTGCTACCATCGATATCAGGGCAGTGGTAGTAGGTGATTACACTATGTCAGTTTTGGAGATATGGGGTGCTGAGTACCAGGAGCAAGATGCTATTTTGGTGAATCCTGAGAGCCGTGACCTTTTACAGTCTATAtgtaaaagagagagagtatcAATGGCAGTCCTTGGATCAATTAGTGGTGAAGGGCGGATCACCCTTGTGGATGGTTTAGCTATGGAAAAATGCAACTCAAATGGACTACCTTCTCCACCCCCTGCTGTGGATCTTGAGCTCGAGAAGGTGCTTGGTGACATGCCCCAGAAAACTTTTGAATTTCACCGAGTTGCTAATGCTCTCGAGCCACTTGATATTGCTCCAGGGATAGCTGTTATGGATTCTTTGAAAAGGGTATTAAGGCTTCCTTCTATTGCTTCAAAACGATTCCTGACTACCAAAGTTGATAGGTGTGTGACAGGCCTTGTTGCACAGCAGCAAACTGTGGGTCCACTTCAGATTACACTTTCTGACGTTGCAGTAATTTCTCAGAGCTATACTGGCATTACAGGAGGTGCTTGTTCAATTGGGGAGCAGCCAATCAAAGGTCTTCTTAATCCAGGAGCTATGGCAAGGCTAGCCGTTGGAGAAGCTTTGACAAATCTTGTTTGGGCTAAGGTCACTTCTCTCTCTGATGTGAAGGCGAGTGGCAATTGGATGTATGCAGCTAAGTTGGACGGTGAAGGGGCAGCCATGTATGATGCTGCCATAGCTCTTGAAGAAGCAATGATTGAACTTGGCATTGCTATTGATGGTGGAAAGGATAGTCTTTCTATGGCAGCCCGTTCATCTGAAGAAGTTGTTAAGGCTCCTGGAAATCTAGTTATCAGTACTTATGTCACTTGTCCAGACATAACTAAAACTGTGACACCAGATTTGAAGCTTGGTGATGATGGTCTTCTCCTCCACATTGATTTGGCAAAAGGAAAGCGGCGCCTCGGTGGGTCAGCTCTGGCACAAGTATATGGCCAAGTTGGGGATGAGTGCCCCGATCTTGATGATGTCCCTTACCTCAAAAGTGTGTTCAATGCAGTGCAAAACTTGATTGAGGAAGGCTTGATTTCGGCTGGTCATGATATCAGTGATGGAGGATTGCTAGTAAGTGTTCTTGAGATGGCATTTGCTGGGAACTGTGGCATTTACTTGGATTTGACTACTCCTGAGAGTTGTAGTGTATTTGAAACACTCTTCGCCGAAGAGCTTGGCGTCATAATTGAGGTCAGCAAAACAAGTGTAGGTGTGGTGACGGAAAAACTTGCGGGTGCTGGAGTATCTTCTGTGATCATTGGTGAAGTCACATCCTCACCCATAGTTGAGCTAAAGATTGATGGTATCTCTCAGTTGACTGAAAAAACGTCCGAGCTTCGGGACTTGTGGGAAGAAACCAGCTTCGAGTTAGAAAAATTGCAAAGATTGGCATCTTGTGTGGAACTTGAGAAAGAAGGCCTCAAAAGTCGCCATGAGCCTTCATGGCGTCTGTCCTTCACTCCATCATATACAGATGAGAAATACATGAATGCTACTTCAAAACCAAAGGTAGCTATCATTCGTGAAGAAGGGAGCAATGGTGACAGGGAAATGTCTGCTGCTTTCCATGCCTCAGGTTTTGAACCTTGGGATGTCACTATGTCTGACCTTCTTAATGGAGGCATCTCATTGAATGATTTCCGAGGTATTGCCTTTGTTGGAGGATTTAGCTACGCCGATGTACTAGATTCGGCAAAAGGTTGGGCAGCTTCTATAAGATTCAACAAGCCTCTACTTGCTCAATTTCAAGAATTCTATGAGCGGCCAGACACTTTCAGTTTAGGTGTTTGCAATGGGTGTCAGCTCATGGCACTTTTAGGGTGGGTTCCAGGGCCCAAAGTTGGAGGTGTTCTTGGGGAGAATGGGGATCCATCACAACCGAGGTTCATACACAATGAATCAGGACGGTTTGAATGTCGTTTCTCAAGTGTGAAGATTGAGAATTCACCAGCTTTGATGTTCAAAGGAATGGAGGGCAGTACATTAGGTGTATGGGCTGCTCATGGGGAGGGAAGAGCTTATTTCCCGGATGATGACATTTTTAACAGTGTACTTGAATCAAGCCTGGTCCCCGTGAAATATTGTGACGACAATGGGAAGCCCACGGAAGTGTATCCTTTCAACGTGAATGGTTCTCCTTTAGGCGTGGCAGCAATTTGTTCCCCAGATGGCAGGCATCTTGCAATGATGCCTCATCCAGAACGCTGCTTCTTGATGTGGCAGTATCCTTGGTATCCCAAGAGCTGGAACGTGGACAAGAAAGGCCCAAGCCCGTGGCTACGCATGTTCCAGAATGCCCGGGAGTGGTGTTCATGAGGTTAGTTGACTTCCTGTTCCTCAAATGATGGAATACTCATTTGCTGTATATACGATTTTGATTCAGTTTTTCATTGATTTGTTGACAGGTCTTTCGCTGGAAATGTTGCACCTGTGTTGAGACGATTATTTTGGAGCCGAATTCTGACTTAATGGAAGGTATGCAGTTGGCTAAATCGTCTCGTACTCTGTTTCTAAATGACCAATTACTTGAATGAATCTATGCATGAGATCTTTCTTTCTAGCTGCCTGAGAGATGTTGTAAGTGTGCTTCTTCTGTTTAGAAACATAGTTGTTTGAGTATTCATCTCTCTGTGCTATGAATGAAATGCGAATTCTgtggtttcaatattcttccTGGAAGAATCGAGTTTACTCAAACACTTCCCTTGGGAAGGAAATCGAAAGAATTGAGTTTAATTGTCAGTACATTTGAATCTCAGGTAGTTTGTGAGCTTTTAAAGTAAGATGTTTGTACTGTTTAAGGTTATTTTAACAAAGTGTAAGGAGCCTCGAATTGATAGTCATGAAATTTCTCGTGTTCCCTCGTGTGATTCTGTTTTCCGTCTGTTTCTTATATTGCTGTCTGGGTTTGCTTTGGTCAAGAATTCACTCACGCAGTTATCCCCTTAATACTCGCTGTGCACTGATTCCTCCCTCCGATGTAGTTTTCCGTCTTTCAAAGATAGCTGAACTTGTGAATTTATAAgttcttattattttctacAGGAGGAGGAAATTTTGATGTGGAAGAACTTGGATGGAAGTACGtttgtttttcaatatttgaatgTATACACACTGAGTTTCTCCATTGTTACATGAAGGAGCTTTGAACAGTGAAATgtgtttttgttaattaatggtgatcttttttcttctattttatagTATGATCTACGATGCTATTCTGCCtttattttatgctttttagctcccaattaaaattattttcttgcttgAAATAAGCAAAATTCAAGGGGAatactattactttatttgGGGGAAATACTGtcttactatttattatataaattctttGATACTGCTTCTGTTATTAAGCATATCTTTAACAAAATTGGGAGCTGTCTACTTCAGCGAACctctttttttaatcttgttGAGTTTGTGCCATTTGTTTGGTTATTTGTAATTGATACAGCAGTACAGCTATGAGAATACTAGTTTGAGTAAATATACCAATAATATATGTttcttaagaaaataaatttgcgTTTCTCATAGTAAAATGTAGAGAAATGTGTATTGTCAAATTATGCATATAGTTGTTCTTAAACCAAAAGAATCTATCTAAATTAATTGGGGGgacacaataaaatattctCCATTTAAATGCTGGattaaattatacttatataaatacattatTCCATTTAAGTGCTCTAATGAAAATTAGAGATCCACATATaagattaaatattaattttccctataaaaaaaaattcaagagaTTACTATTACAACATTTTGTGAAAACTTATAAGCATACTTAGAGCTAATGAGCTCCTCAAACTTGTTTGTTACTTAATAAAAAGACCagaagattttattttatatgctcgatggaattattttttgttttatgatatGGAATATTTTCCCCATCCATAATTTAATGatccattttcaatttaacacaggttttaagaattattttactttataaataaaatcgggtaaaaaaaaaatagtggaaacGTGAATATcagttttatataaaaatatttgcgTAACAACTTTCAAATTCACCtataaattagtactagtactaaacTATATGgcttaattttgatt is a window from the Salvia hispanica cultivar TCC Black 2014 chromosome 1, UniMelb_Shisp_WGS_1.0, whole genome shotgun sequence genome containing:
- the LOC125202714 gene encoding probable phosphoribosylformylglycinamidine synthase, chloroplastic/mitochondrial, whose product is MAAAFEITAAGFAQGAYRQKLVLPKHSFRQANCLLWGRFPGKQPPSVRISRVSRQVKVKAVISRDVDNSVSAELEKVQRVAAKVVHFYRVPLLQDNEAAELLKLIQTKVSNQIVGLKTEQCYNIGVEGDLPSDKHSVLRWLLGETYEPENLGTQSFLDEETRTNASAVIVEVGPRLSFTTAWSSNAVSICRACGLTEISRLERSRRYLLYLAPGASLVESQINEVAALVHDRMTECIYDQKLTSFERGVAPEEICYIPVMEKGRKALEEINEEMGLAFDEQDLQYYTKLFMDDIKRNPTNVELFDIAQSNSEHSRHWFFTGKIVIDGQPVDRTLMQIVKSTLKANPNNSVIGFKDNSSAIRGFPVNQLRPIHPGLTCPLDMSARDLDILFTAETHNFPCAVAPYPGAETGAGGRIRDTHATGRGSYVVASTAGYCVGNLNIEGSYAPWEDSSFTYPSNLASPLKILIDASNGASDYGNKFGEPLIQGYTRTFGMRLPNGERREWLKPIMFSAGIGQIDHSHITKGEPEIGMLVVKIGGPAYRIGMGGGAASSMVSGQNDAELDFNAVQRGDAEMAQKLYRVVRACIEMGEDNPIISIHDQGAGGNCNVVKEIIYPKGATIDIRAVVVGDYTMSVLEIWGAEYQEQDAILVNPESRDLLQSICKRERVSMAVLGSISGEGRITLVDGLAMEKCNSNGLPSPPPAVDLELEKVLGDMPQKTFEFHRVANALEPLDIAPGIAVMDSLKRVLRLPSIASKRFLTTKVDRCVTGLVAQQQTVGPLQITLSDVAVISQSYTGITGGACSIGEQPIKGLLNPGAMARLAVGEALTNLVWAKVTSLSDVKASGNWMYAAKLDGEGAAMYDAAIALEEAMIELGIAIDGGKDSLSMAARSSEEVVKAPGNLVISTYVTCPDITKTVTPDLKLGDDGLLLHIDLAKGKRRLGGSALAQVYGQVGDECPDLDDVPYLKSVFNAVQNLIEEGLISAGHDISDGGLLVSVLEMAFAGNCGIYLDLTTPESCSVFETLFAEELGVIIEVSKTSVGVVTEKLAGAGVSSVIIGEVTSSPIVELKIDGISQLTEKTSELRDLWEETSFELEKLQRLASCVELEKEGLKSRHEPSWRLSFTPSYTDEKYMNATSKPKVAIIREEGSNGDREMSAAFHASGFEPWDVTMSDLLNGGISLNDFRGIAFVGGFSYADVLDSAKGWAASIRFNKPLLAQFQEFYERPDTFSLGVCNGCQLMALLGWVPGPKVGGVLGENGDPSQPRFIHNESGRFECRFSSVKIENSPALMFKGMEGSTLGVWAAHGEGRAYFPDDDIFNSVLESSLVPVKYCDDNGKPTEVYPFNVNGSPLGVAAICSPDGRHLAMMPHPERCFLMWQYPWYPKSWNVDKKGPSPWLRMFQNAREWCS